CAGACTGGTTTTGGAACTAATACACCTAGTATACATGCACTACAGAATCAGTTTGTAACATCAGACTCCTATTCTGTGCAACTACAAATGATCCCTTCTAATTCTGCAAGAGTTCCTGTAACTTATCAAGGAGCCCCAGGACTTAACCCATCTTTATCAGAACGACAGGTTGATTGGGCACCACAGTATACATCCAGTGGACTGACGTATCCAGATTACAGACCACTTCCAAAGCAATACAGTTACTCATCACAAAGCTTTTTGCAAGATCCtacttttcaaaaacaaaccTCTGtgccatctacatcattgcataTTAAAAATGTTCACCCTCCAGATTCTCCACAGACTTTACAGTCAAAGCAGACTGCAGCTATACAGTCCTATCAATATGCAGTTACTCAGACTGACAAAagacctctgcctcctccttaTGACTGTAGATACACAAGCCAGCCTTTGCAGAGTACTCAGCATGTTATTAAACAGGCTTCTGTGGACATTCCTCAGAGTCAGGAACTGCACTTACCTGAAATGAGGAAAGACTACTCTAGAAGCTTTCAGCAGCATTGGCAAAACCTTAATGAAAATGTCAGCACAGTTGGAAATTCCTGTAACTTGAAAGTAAATACCAATGTCACTCAGCCTTTTAATGAATCTGTTAGATCTTCTGTGGATGGTGTTCAGGCCCTTGCTCAAAATAATCAAGAGAGAAGAAGAGACTGTGATCTAACTTCAAATCAAGTACTGGACACAAGTGCCACAAAAGAAAAGTTAGTGAGGGATATTAAAACAttagtagaaataaaaaagaagttctCAGAACTtgcaaggaaaattaaaattaataaaaatcttctgaTGGCAGCAGGTTGTATTAAAACAACTGATACCTCTTATAATGAATTAGCTCCAACTTCTGAATTATCTCTGAAACAAACTGCCCAAATCCAGTCTGGACCACAGGTGACCCTGGTGACTAAAGAGGATCAACCACGAACCATAATAGAATCtgcaaaagaaacaaatagaacaCACAACAGAATGAATTCCAACATTCAGGACCCAAACTGGGGAAATTGTAACCAAGTGAATTCTGTTTTACTGAATTCTGTCTGTTCAGAAAAGTTGCCTATGCCAGACCAGTTACATGATTTAAAAGTTAGGACTTCTTTAAAGGCATCAACTGTTGAGATTACCCAGGCAACATTAAGTAACACCCAGATTGCATCAGGAAATGTCAATGTTGAACTAAATGTGCCAACAAATTCTGAAACGACTAGTGTTCCTCAGTCTACATCCTTTGAGGAATATGTTTCAAAATACCCAAATAAAAATACGCTAATTCTCAGTCTGCTTACATGTAGAGATCAACCTCAGGAGAAATTACTAAAAAATGCTAGTGAAACTAGTGAAACTATTCAGGGTTCTAAGCCACATAGTTTTGAAATTAACCCAAATACCCAAATCACTGGTAACTGCCCAACTTTGAAAACCATGGAAACTCCAAGTACTTGTAATCTAAATGCAAGGGTTTTAGACAACTCCATTTTCCTCAAGCATAAATCCTCAACAAGTGGAATGCCTTCTGACAGTGACAATCACTTTTCTATGGAATTGTTAGCAACATGTCTTTCTCTGTGGAAAAAGCCTTCAGAACCTACAGAGGAAAAACAGTATAATGAGTCAAAAAACAGAACAGTAGTTGGAGTTTCAAAGCCTATGGAAACCTGTGATAAGAGTCCATTTTCGGTTATAGGAAATTCTCATAGTAAGAAGGTGAACACCTCACAAGAAACAACTTTGTCAACAGTAGTACAGAATTATGAGTCTTCCAGTGCAGCTGTTACAAAGGGAACAGAACTTCAGGTCGCTGTGGTGTCTCCCTTAATTCTTTCAGATGTCAAAACATTGTCTGCCAAAGGAATAACACCTGAAGCTGTAACTGAAACACTGTATCCAGTTATTAAGGAAGGCAGTGTTTGTAGCTTACAAAATCAGTtggcagaaaatgaaaatacaagtgTTACTGCTGCTTTGAAAGCTAATCTTAATGAACCAGTAGCCGGTACCTCAACAGACACAAAGAAGTTCTCACCAATTCAGAAGGAAGAGCAAAGTGAGTCACCTAACTCAGAAGATACATCTAATAGCAATCAAGAGAAGTGTATCAAGTTAGAACCAGATACCCAATGTTCTGTGAGTGAACAGCAAGCCTCATACAAGTCAAGGAACACTGATATTGTTAGTGGTGATACGTTACATATTGATAATATTTGTTCTCTTGTTGAAGGTGATACATCTTACAATTCGCAAATAGCAAAGATATTTAACGTGCCTCCTTTGAAAAGGGTTGAGCCACAGAAATCTCTACCTAATCAAGTGATTACtaaagaacagcaaaaagaacAAATAGACAGCCTCACTGAAAATAAAGACTTTGGTTTTCAGAATGATAATTTTTCACAGTTCACAGATGTTCAGGCAGAATCTCTGCAACCTCCAGAGTCATCATCGAAGTATGTTAAAGTGGATAGTGGAATTCTAGAGAGTAACATGGACCATATCActaaaaaagaaagcacagctaATGATACGTGTTCATTGTCAGCTATTCAGCAGGATAGTTGTCTTCAGGAAGTTGACATGTCTGGCAGTTACACTGCCCAAGATCCTCTGGGAAGTGAAATTCTCAATGATAAAGCACCTGTCTTATACCTACATGATCAGCTGTCAGAACTCTTAAAAGAATTTCCCTATGGTATTGAAGCTGTGAACACACATGAGGGTTCTGTGACCCAGCAAATAACAAACCAAATATTGAAAGATCAAACTTGTGATAAAACTGGTTGCGACTCTAAGAACTCAACAGACCAAATACAAATTACAATATTAAACTCAGAGCAAATGAGAGAATTATTTCCTGAACATGATGATCAACTCTGTGAGGTAGACAAGTTGATGGAACATCAGAAAGAAGATCCTATAAAAAAAGGGAGCAGCCAATGTGACCCACAAGCAGACACAGATGGGAAGACTGGTGATACCGTAGTGGATTCAGAGAAAGACGATGTCGGTTGCTGTGCACTGGGGTGGCTGTCTATGGCTTATGAAGGAGTACCCCAGTGTCAGTGTAGTTCCATCAACAATtcaatttcaaaagaagaaaagggggaaaatcagTGTTCTCCTTCAAAGATTAACAGTTGTGAACAAGAAGAAAGAACTTCTGATAGAAATGTACCTATTGGGTGTAATAGTTCTCTTAATAACAGCCCAGAAATTCCTTCGACTTCTCCAGatgcaaaaaaacatttttctgaaaTAGAGCGAGGCGAAAATAGAAATGATATGCCCCAAGAAAACCATCATAAATCAgtgaagaaagaacaggaagtatCAGGTCAGTTGTTACCTAAAGGTGATAAAAAACTAGATTCCATGCAaagtcacaaaagaaaaagaaaactacagttTCACGAGGTAACTTTTAATACcagtaataaaatgacaaaattttctcAAGAGAGCCTGCAACAGAAGCTCATGGCGCAAAACTTACGTCCACTAAAACCAAAGGTAGGGTTTTTgacaagtaaaaataaagatctaCATATGAAGAATGGTTCTTTGGTACAGTCACTATccccagagaaaataaaattgaaagcagGTGGCTTAAGACAAAAAGTTTTGGAAAAAAGGAAGTTAGATGATGGGAGCATACTTGATTCaaagataaagaggaagaaatacgAACGGGAGCAGAATAAAAGTATGGGAGATGGTACctttaaattatgtaatttttcCTCAATTACAAATGAAAGAGCTAGGGTTAAAGGAAAGGTAGTATCACATGTTAAGTCCTCAGTTTCTAAAGATAGTTCATCTAAAGTTAGTAGAGTTCTGACATCAAAGGAGTATTTGCAAAGGCAGAAGCACAAAGAAGCAGTGGGTAGCAATGCATCAAAGAAAAGCTATGTGAGAAACGTACCATGTGATTCTCAATACATGAAGTCCAGTAAACTTCCCATGCAGGTTGGGAGTTCTGGGAAATCAAATGAGAGACCTAACAGCAGTGTACAGACTTCTAAGGAatccttaaatatttattcaagccATGGTAAAAACCTCAAAATTCATTCTGAGGAATCTAAAACATACGTTTCAAGAAGTGTTAAGGGTATAGCTGGTGGAAAGCAACCTGATAAAATGTGGATTGATAAAACCAAGTTAGACCAAACTTCAGGCAACATAAACAGTGAAGTGGAGTTCAGTCAAATGACTCCCCAGTCGAAGGATCAAAGGAAACTGTATCTGAACAGAGTTGCATTTAAATGTACTGAGCATGAGAGCATTTGTCTCACAAAATTAGAGAGTTCACCCAGGAAGCTTAGTAAAGAGAAGAGACTGGAAAATAAACTTCAGAGCCTCTTACCTGTGAAAGATGCCACAGAAAAACGAAGCATGCTGGAATTTAAATTATGTCCAGATGGACTGATGAAGAATACAAATTCTGTTCATGACTGGAAGGATCTGCAGCCTTGTCCTAGGAAGGAGCAAGCGCCTGTGCAAGGTCTAGTATGATTTTCTTCATGGTGTCTGGAACATTGTCAGGCATTATAGGTGAACAAGTAGGTTAGCACTACTTAAGCCATGTGGGTAGCTAGCAAAGACTTAAATGAATTTGCTGTTGCttggtatttgtttttgtaaatcaGTGGATCATTTGGGCAGTATTTATTTCCCCCTTACTGTAAATTGTCAATTTATATTTAGAGGTATATAAAATTGGAAGTTTGCCAAATACAAAGATTTCCTTTTGCATCTAGAAGCCTATATTATGATAAACGGTTTTTGTGcttagaaaaatgttaaatactaTTTCAAGTATTTTGTTGATTGTCATTTGGGCTTGGAATTTCAAAGCCCTGTGAACTTGAAAATTTTGTCTGTCTAAATATGAGGAGATAATTGTTACGTATTAGTGAAAACTTCTCATACATAGGGAAATGGCTCAGCTTACTGTCATCTTTAAATTAGTTGGTGACTGTGTTACAACAAAAAAGTGCTACTGTGTAGTCTGCTCTTGAAATCTTGAAATGGGAGGACCGTGGAAGTAGTATTGTCCAGTATTAAGTTACCAAAGCCAGAACATTAAGCATGACTGTGAGCTGCTGAGTAATAGAATTTTCAGTGGAGtgtcaggaaggaaggagaaaatggaggACTAATTTTTTATGATGGTCAGGAAACATTTAGGGGTTGTGGATATTACATACAAACCTTGTGTTTAGAAATTCAGATGGGAGAACTAAATGATTTGAATGGCAATCTTAATTTCTCCCATGATGTTTAGTTCCTCCCATGAGGATGTTTAGATGGTATCTGTTGGGGCACATAAAATTACGATATAAATACAAGGTACCTTTTCTTGAAAGGAGGTAGGGATATAtgataaaaatcaatataaaattcaGTTTGTAAAGTATTGTAAATGATTTCACTTGGCTATGTAAGTAGATctttggaaactgaggcacaggtgTAACAACATTagaagtgggtggggggcagtgggagtgACTTTTCTCTGTCTCATGAACCCTTAAGTACCTTGAGATTCGTTGATGTTCAGCCTAAGTGGGAGAAACATAATTCCATAGTGaagataaacttttaaaacaatttcttttccatttatgtGATATTCAGGCACTTGAAATGGAAGAGAgcgtttttttcaggcttctttTAGACTTGcattatatgtgaatatattaccttttaatctctattttatGCTTACATGATTTTCATTATAGTACTAAAAGAGAGATGAAtagcaatttctagagatctgaaaatgaatatttagtttcaggaataaaaagtacaaaagaaGACTGGTTAAAAGGTGTAACTGAGGAGAAAAGGATGCCAGAAGCCAGCCAAGAAATAGGTAAAACCATCATCTATTtaaacttttgtttattgggcACTTGGTTATGTAGAAGCTAGATTGTAGTTATGAAACTtgtgaaattttgtttttcatccaTATTTTTAGTGATTAAATATTTGTGTGAGTAGTAGGaagatattttcctttcctttttttttttttttagattttatttatttgacagagacacagcaagagagggaacacaagcaggaggagtgaaagagggagaagcaggcctcctgctgagcagggaacccgatatggggcttgatcccaagaccttgagatcataacctgaggcgaaggcagatgcttaacaactgagctacccaggcgccgaTTCGATATTTTCTGTCCTACTGTAGAGAGGGAAACGGTTCCTCTTTAAAAGAAGATGTTTCTTATCATGAGTTAAGGTCTTGGCATACTTTTTTCCTGTAGGACTAGATAGTAAATACTAGGTTTTGCAGAACATAAGGTCTCCTAAATACTCGTCTCTGACACTAGTGAGAAAATAACACTAGAATAACAAGTGAATGAGTATGGGCTGTGTTTCAACGATATTGGGCTAGAGGCTGGGCTTGGCCTACAAGGCCATGTCCTTGTTTGCCAGCCCGGGTTGGGTGATTTACAAGTTAATCCATTTAATTCTCAAATCCAGGTAGACAGGGGTGTCCCCATTTTATCAATGGGAGGTTAGATCATTTAACTGAAATTCCATGACTAGTAAGTGAGTAGGCACTTGAAATTGGTCCCTTTTCAAAGTTAATTAAGTGTGGAATCTGAATTATTTTGATGATAAGACTGAGCCTCctagttaaaatttatttctttacagGGAAGGGGATTTGGGCTGAGGGCCAACCAGAAAAACCAGAGCTTTCAGTATCTGATTTAATTAGTGAAATGAATGTGCTTGGTTTTTAGGGTTTTGCACTGAGAATTAGGAGCTAGGGTTCAGGAGTTTTAGCTTTGTTTTGGTTAATTGAATATGCAAAGACAAGGGTTTAGAATTCCatgaagatggagagaagcagattttcaCCATAAGCAACAATTaagaagcacatttttttttctctcatcttaatttttttttataattctttaaaaattttttataaacattattagccccaggggtacagatctgtgaatctccaggtttacagatttcacagcgctcaccataacacataccctccccaatttgtctataaccccaccaccctctccctaccccccctccTCTCAGAAGAAGCACATTTCTTAAAAGAGAGGAAGTGTGACAAAATTGAGAAGAGAgcttaaatacaatttttagaaATTGAGTCTATACATTAA
This DNA window, taken from Meles meles chromosome 7, mMelMel3.1 paternal haplotype, whole genome shotgun sequence, encodes the following:
- the RESF1 gene encoding retroelement silencing factor 1 isoform X1; this translates as MNWNAKPENVTLPPQYPKKQSCFLEQALINTLNTTSQSSLNYPGSNQEACILGISNPVSQPLLNIRNYTTPQQIPFPDMHNGTLVASQTSVERITYANVKGSKQLNHNLQKSSGVTQNVWLNSPMRNPMLSHAGATMSHQTGFGTNTPSIHALQNQFVTSDSYSVQLQMIPSNSARVPVTYQGAPGLNPSLSERQVDWAPQYTSSGLTYPDYRPLPKQYSYSSQSFLQDPTFQKQTSVPSTSLHIKNVHPPDSPQTLQSKQTAAIQSYQYAVTQTDKRPLPPPYDCRYTSQPLQSTQHVIKQASVDIPQSQELHLPEMRKDYSRSFQQHWQNLNENVSTVGNSCNLKVNTNVTQPFNESVRSSVDGVQALAQNNQERRRDCDLTSNQVLDTSATKEKLVRDIKTLVEIKKKFSELARKIKINKNLLMAAGCIKTTDTSYNELAPTSELSLKQTAQIQSGPQVTLVTKEDQPRTIIESAKETNRTHNRMNSNIQDPNWGNCNQVNSVLLNSVCSEKLPMPDQLHDLKVRTSLKASTVEITQATLSNTQIASGNVNVELNVPTNSETTSVPQSTSFEEYVSKYPNKNTLILSLLTCRDQPQEKLLKNASETSETIQGSKPHSFEINPNTQITGNCPTLKTMETPSTCNLNARVLDNSIFLKHKSSTSGMPSDSDNHFSMELLATCLSLWKKPSEPTEEKQYNESKNRTVVGVSKPMETCDKSPFSVIGNSHSKKVNTSQETTLSTVVQNYESSSAAVTKGTELQVAVVSPLILSDVKTLSAKGITPEAVTETLYPVIKEGSVCSLQNQLAENENTSVTAALKANLNEPVAGTSTDTKKFSPIQKEEQSESPNSEDTSNSNQEKCIKLEPDTQCSVSEQQASYKSRNTDIVSGDTLHIDNICSLVEGDTSYNSQIAKIFNVPPLKRVEPQKSLPNQVITKEQQKEQIDSLTENKDFGFQNDNFSQFTDVQAESLQPPESSSKYVKVDSGILESNMDHITKKESTANDTCSLSAIQQDSCLQEVDMSGSYTAQDPLGSEILNDKAPVLYLHDQLSELLKEFPYGIEAVNTHEGSVTQQITNQILKDQTCDKTGCDSKNSTDQIQITILNSEQMRELFPEHDDQLCEVDKLMEHQKEDPIKKGSSQCDPQADTDGKTGDTVVDSEKDDVGCCALGWLSMAYEGVPQCQCSSINNSISKEEKGENQCSPSKINSCEQEERTSDRNVPIGCNSSLNNSPEIPSTSPDAKKHFSEIERGENRNDMPQENHHKSVKKEQEVSGQLLPKGDKKLDSMQSHKRKRKLQFHEVTFNTSNKMTKFSQESLQQKLMAQNLRPLKPKVGFLTSKNKDLHMKNGSLVQSLSPEKIKLKAGGLRQKVLEKRKLDDGSILDSKIKRKKYEREQNKSMGDGTFKLCNFSSITNERARVKGKVVSHVKSSVSKDSSSKVSRVLTSKEYLQRQKHKEAVGSNASKKSYVRNVPCDSQYMKSSKLPMQVGSSGKSNERPNSSVQTSKESLNIYSSHGKNLKIHSEESKTYVSRSVKGIAGGKQPDKMWIDKTKLDQTSGNINSEVEFSQMTPQSKDQRKLYLNRVAFKCTEHESICLTKLESSPRKLSKEKRLENKLQSLLPVKDATEKRSMLEFKLCPDGLMKNTNSVHDWKDLQPCPRKEQAPVQVSGIKSTKEDWLKGVTEEKRMPEASQEIDNVLANSRLSKRSFSADGFETLQNPVKDSKAMFQTYKKMYMEKRSRSLGSSPLK
- the RESF1 gene encoding retroelement silencing factor 1 isoform X3 gives rise to the protein MNWNAKPENVTLPPQYPKKQSCFLEQALINTLNTTSQSSLNYPGSNQEACILGISNPVSQPLLNIRNYTTPQQIPFPDMHNGTLVASQTSVERITYANVKGSKQLNHNLQKSSGVTQNVWLNSPMRNPMLSHAGATMSHQTGFGTNTPSIHALQNQFVTSDSYSVQLQMIPSNSARVPVTYQGAPGLNPSLSERQVDWAPQYTSSGLTYPDYRPLPKQYSYSSQSFLQDPTFQKQTSVPSTSLHIKNVHPPDSPQTLQSKQTAAIQSYQYAVTQTDKRPLPPPYDCRYTSQPLQSTQHVIKQASVDIPQSQELHLPEMRKDYSRSFQQHWQNLNENVSTVGNSCNLKVNTNVTQPFNESVRSSVDGVQALAQNNQERRRDCDLTSNQVLDTSATKEKLVRDIKTLVEIKKKFSELARKIKINKNLLMAAGCIKTTDTSYNELAPTSELSLKQTAQIQSGPQVTLVTKEDQPRTIIESAKETNRTHNRMNSNIQDPNWGNCNQVNSVLLNSVCSEKLPMPDQLHDLKVRTSLKASTVEITQATLSNTQIASGNVNVELNVPTNSETTSVPQSTSFEEYVSKYPNKNTLILSLLTCRDQPQEKLLKNASETSETIQGSKPHSFEINPNTQITGNCPTLKTMETPSTCNLNARVLDNSIFLKHKSSTSGMPSDSDNHFSMELLATCLSLWKKPSEPTEEKQYNESKNRTVVGVSKPMETCDKSPFSVIGNSHSKKVNTSQETTLSTVVQNYESSSAAVTKGTELQVAVVSPLILSDVKTLSAKGITPEAVTETLYPVIKEGSVCSLQNQLAENENTSVTAALKANLNEPVAGTSTDTKKFSPIQKEEQSESPNSEDTSNSNQEKCIKLEPDTQCSVSEQQASYKSRNTDIVSGDTLHIDNICSLVEGDTSYNSQIAKIFNVPPLKRVEPQKSLPNQVITKEQQKEQIDSLTENKDFGFQNDNFSQFTDVQAESLQPPESSSKYVKVDSGILESNMDHITKKESTANDTCSLSAIQQDSCLQEVDMSGSYTAQDPLGSEILNDKAPVLYLHDQLSELLKEFPYGIEAVNTHEGSVTQQITNQILKDQTCDKTGCDSKNSTDQIQITILNSEQMRELFPEHDDQLCEVDKLMEHQKEDPIKKGSSQCDPQADTDGKTGDTVVDSEKDDVGCCALGWLSMAYEGVPQCQCSSINNSISKEEKGENQCSPSKINSCEQEERTSDRNVPIGCNSSLNNSPEIPSTSPDAKKHFSEIERGENRNDMPQENHHKSVKKEQEVSGQLLPKGDKKLDSMQSHKRKRKLQFHEVTFNTSNKMTKFSQESLQQKLMAQNLRPLKPKVGFLTSKNKDLHMKNGSLVQSLSPEKIKLKAGGLRQKVLEKRKLDDGSILDSKIKRKKYEREQNKSMGDGTFKLCNFSSITNERARVKGKVVSHVKSSVSKDSSSKVSRVLTSKEYLQRQKHKEAVGSNASKKSYVRNVPCDSQYMKSSKLPMQVGSSGKSNERPNSSVQTSKESLNIYSSHGKNLKIHSEESKTYVSRSVKGIAGGKQPDKMWIDKTKLDQTSGNINSEVEFSQMTPQSKDQRKLYLNRVAFKCTEHESICLTKLESSPRKLSKEKRLENKLQSLLPVKDATEKRSMLEFKLCPDGLMKNTNSVHDWKDLQPCPRKEQAPVQGLV
- the RESF1 gene encoding retroelement silencing factor 1 isoform X2 — its product is MNWNAKPENVTLPPQYPKKQSCFLEQALINTLNTTSQSSLNYPGSNQEACILGISNPVSQPLLNIRNYTTPQQIPFPDMHNGTLVASQTSVERITYANVKGSKQLNHNLQKSSGVTQNVWLNSPMRNPMLSHAGATMSHQTGFGTNTPSIHALQNQFVTSDSYSVQLQMIPSNSARVPVTYQGAPGLNPSLSERQVDWAPQYTSSGLTYPDYRPLPKQYSYSSQSFLQDPTFQKQTSVPSTSLHIKNVHPPDSPQTLQSKQTAAIQSYQYAVTQTDKRPLPPPYDCRYTSQPLQSTQHVIKQASVDIPQSQELHLPEMRKDYSRSFQQHWQNLNENVSTVGNSCNLKVNTNVTQPFNESVRSSVDGVQALAQNNQERRRDCDLTSNQVLDTSATKEKLVRDIKTLVEIKKKFSELARKIKINKNLLMAAGCIKTTDTSYNELAPTSELSLKQTAQIQSGPQVTLVTKEDQPRTIIESAKETNRTHNRMNSNIQDPNWGNCNQVNSVLLNSVCSEKLPMPDQLHDLKVRTSLKASTVEITQATLSNTQIASGNVNVELNVPTNSETTSVPQSTSFEEYVSKYPNKNTLILSLLTCRDQPQEKLLKNASETSETIQGSKPHSFEINPNTQITGNCPTLKTMETPSTCNLNARVLDNSIFLKHKSSTSGMPSDSDNHFSMELLATCLSLWKKPSEPTEEKQYNESKNRTVVGVSKPMETCDKSPFSVIGNSHSKKVNTSQETTLSTVVQNYESSSAAVTKGTELQVAVVSPLILSDVKTLSAKGITPEAVTETLYPVIKEGSVCSLQNQLAENENTSVTAALKANLNEPVAGTSTDTKKFSPIQKEEQSESPNSEDTSNSNQEKCIKLEPDTQCSVSEQQASYKSRNTDIVSGDTLHIDNICSLVEGDTSYNSQIAKIFNVPPLKRVEPQKSLPNQVITKEQQKEQIDSLTENKDFGFQNDNFSQFTDVQAESLQPPESSSKYVKVDSGILESNMDHITKKESTANDTCSLSAIQQDSCLQEVDMSGSYTAQDPLGSEILNDKAPVLYLHDQLSELLKEFPYGIEAVNTHEGSVTQQITNQILKDQTCDKTGCDSKNSTDQIQITILNSEQMRELFPEHDDQLCEVDKLMEHQKEDPIKKGSSQCDPQADTDGKTGDTVVDSEKDDVGCCALGWLSMAYEGVPQCQCSSINNSISKEEKGENQCSPSKINSCEQEERTSDRNVPIGCNSSLNNSPEIPSTSPDAKKHFSEIERGENRNDMPQENHHKSVKKEQEVSGQLLPKGDKKLDSMQSHKRKRKLQFHEVTFNTSNKMTKFSQESLQQKLMAQNLRPLKPKVGFLTSKNKDLHMKNGSLVQSLSPEKIKLKAGGLRQKVLEKRKLDDGSILDSKIKRKKYEREQNKSMGDGTFKLCNFSSITNERARVKGKVVSHVKSSVSKDSSSKVSRVLTSKEYLQRQKHKEAVGSNASKKSYVRNVPCDSQYMKSSKLPMQVGSSGKSNERPNSSVQTSKESLNIYSSHGKNLKIHSEESKTYVSRSVKGIAGGKQPDKMWIDKTKLDQTSGNINSEVEFSQMTPQSKDQRKLYLNRVAFKCTEHESICLTKLESSPRKLSKEKRLENKLQSLLPVKDATEKRSMLEFKLCPDGLMKNTNSVHDWKDLQPCPRKEQAPVQVSGIKSTKEDWLKGVTEEKRMPEASQEIDSMPTMEPNMRLEVMILRLRPELRPRVGCLTN